One window of Microtus pennsylvanicus isolate mMicPen1 chromosome X, mMicPen1.hap1, whole genome shotgun sequence genomic DNA carries:
- the C1galt1c1 gene encoding C1GALT1-specific chaperone 1: MLSESSSFLKGVMLGSIFCALITMLGHIRIGHGNRTHHHEHHHLQAPNKDDISKISEAERMELSKSFRVYCIVLVKPKDVSLWAAVKETWTKHCDKAEFFSSENVKVFESVNVDTNDMWLMMRKAYKYAFDKYRDQYNWFFLARPSTFAVIENLKYFLLKKDPSQPFYLGHAVKSGDLDYVSVDGGIVLSIESMKRLNSLLSVPEKCPEQGGMIWKLSEDKQLAICLKYAGVFAENAEDAYGKDVFNTKSVGLFIKEAMTNHPNQVVEGCCSDMAVTFNGLSPNQMHVMMYGVYRLRAFGHVFNDALVFLPPNGSEND, from the coding sequence ATGCTTTCAGAAAGCAGTTCATTTTTGAAGGGTGTGATGCTTGGAAGCATCTTCTGTGCCTTGATCACTATGCTAGGCCACATTAGGATTGGTCACGGAAACAGAACACACCACCATGAACATCACCACCTGCAAGCTCCTAACAAGGACGATATCTCGAAAATCTCAGAGGCTGAACGCATGGAGCTCAGTAAGAGCTTCCGGGTATACTGTATTGTTCTCGTAAAACCCAAAGATGTGAGTCTTTGGGCTGCAGTGAAAGAGACTTGGACCAAACACTGTGACAAAGCAGAGTTCTTCAGTTCTGAAAATGTTAAAGTGTTTGAGTCAGTTAATGTGGACACGAATGACATGTGGTTGATGATGAGGAAAGCTTACAAATACGCCTTTGATAAATACAGAGACCAATACAATTGGTTTTTCCTTGCGCGCCCCTCTACTTTTGCTGTTAttgaaaatctaaaatattttttgttaaaaaaggATCCATCACAACCTTTCTATTTAGGACACGCTGTAAAATCTGGAGACCTTGATTATGTGAGTGTAGATGGAGGAATTGTCTTAAGCATAGAATCAATGAAAAGACTGAACAGCCTTCTCAGTGTTCCTGAAAAGTGTCCTGAACAAGGAGGGATGATTTGGAAGCTATCTGAAGATAAGCAGCTAGCAATCTGCCTGAAATATGCCGGAGTATTTGCAGAAAATGCGGAAGACGCCTATGGAAAAGATGTATTTAACACCAAATCTGTTGGGCTTTTCATTAAAGAGGCAATGACTAACCACCCAAACCAGGTAGTAGAAGGATGCTGTTCTGATATGGCTGTTACTTTTAATGGACTGTCCCCTAATCAGATGCATGTGATGATGTATGGGGTGTACCGGCTTAGGGCATTTGGACATGTTTTCAACGACGCCTTGGTTTTCTTACCTCCAAATGGGTCTGAGAATGACTGA